The following are from one region of the Paenibacillus bovis genome:
- a CDS encoding FAD-binding protein has product MSYQNWAGNYTYGATELIYPENMEHLQQLVKEHPKIKVLGSGHTFNAITDTDHVFISLRKWNRILKLNKEKETVTVEGGATYGELCAQLSETGYALHNLASLPHITVAGAVATSTHGSGSHNVSLSAAVESIELIDASGEVHTFNRGDEEFAGVAVHLGALGIITKLTLKVVPAYTIKQFVYENLPVAQLKDHAEDIFASAYSVSLFTDWQQPRFHQVWTKSMESDGASYEGRTDFYGATPAKVPLHPLPDMHAENCTEQLGKPGMWHERLAHFKMEFTPSAGKELQSEYLMSFEHVYEASLAVHELREHLAPVLFVSEVRTIAADDLWMSPFYNQPSVAFHFTWRDDWQAVERVLPFIEKALAPFHARPHWGKLFTVPAEQLQQQFDKLPKFRELIEKYDPQGKFSNAFLDKYIRNRTQ; this is encoded by the coding sequence GTGAGCTATCAAAACTGGGCCGGTAACTATACATACGGCGCGACTGAACTGATCTACCCTGAAAATATGGAACATCTGCAGCAGCTCGTAAAGGAACATCCAAAAATCAAAGTACTCGGCAGTGGCCATACCTTTAACGCAATTACAGATACAGATCATGTATTTATATCGCTTCGGAAGTGGAATCGTATATTGAAATTGAATAAGGAAAAGGAGACAGTAACCGTAGAAGGCGGAGCGACATATGGCGAGCTTTGTGCACAGCTAAGTGAAACCGGTTACGCGCTTCATAATCTGGCATCACTGCCGCATATTACGGTAGCAGGTGCGGTAGCAACATCGACGCATGGCTCGGGTAGCCATAATGTAAGTCTATCTGCCGCCGTAGAAAGCATCGAACTGATAGACGCGAGCGGGGAAGTGCATACATTCAACCGCGGAGATGAGGAGTTTGCCGGTGTGGCGGTTCATCTCGGTGCGCTTGGTATTATCACCAAGCTGACGCTGAAGGTGGTACCTGCCTATACAATAAAACAATTTGTTTATGAGAATCTGCCCGTAGCGCAGCTGAAAGATCATGCGGAGGATATTTTTGCAAGCGCTTATAGTGTAAGTCTGTTTACCGATTGGCAGCAGCCCCGATTCCATCAGGTATGGACGAAAAGTATGGAGTCGGATGGAGCAAGCTATGAAGGACGTACGGATTTCTATGGAGCAACACCTGCGAAAGTTCCTTTGCATCCATTGCCGGATATGCATGCGGAAAATTGTACAGAACAGCTCGGTAAGCCCGGAATGTGGCATGAGCGGCTTGCGCATTTCAAAATGGAATTTACACCGAGTGCCGGCAAGGAATTGCAGAGCGAATATCTGATGTCATTTGAACATGTCTATGAGGCGAGTCTGGCTGTACATGAGCTGCGGGAGCATCTGGCACCTGTACTGTTTGTGAGTGAGGTTCGTACGATCGCTGCAGACGATTTGTGGATGAGTCCTTTTTATAATCAGCCATCCGTAGCTTTTCATTTTACCTGGAGAGATGATTGGCAGGCAGTTGAGCGTGTACTCCCCTTTATTGAGAAAGCGCTGGCGCCGTTCCATGCACGTCCGCATTGGGGCAAATTATTTACGGTTCCGGCTGAACAGCTGCAGCAGCAATTTGACAAGCTGCCGAAATTCCGGGAATTGATCGAGAAGTATGATCCGCAGGGTAAATTCAGCAATGCATTTTTGGATAAGTATATTCGTAACAGAACGCAATAG
- a CDS encoding non-ribosomal peptide synthetase: protein MANKDNNPGNKNDSRQFWQDYLKGITETSILPQRLITIGPAQDTYTSVPQQQEQISCSMAQELTDSLIEYASSSGIALTTLLQAIWGIVLQKYNNSDDAVFGVMCSDSDQKHGYIEGHGYTEKNEYPAAPLRSILPVRVTTSRTTTFQELCLEIQRAGSLMRSYPFHTLTELQQLADLSHPLVDHVLVFEQGASDDACLADSRADLASSAFVSSAQELMDTRSYTASDRNGDLKLHLDRDLDLDRNWDWENDQPRFVIRISLKQTLHISLTYDPAVYDRDRMQPVCQHIVQIAEAVMQHPNVPVHTLSMLTAAERHQLIHTFHAQATEMPLPAHQTIHEQFEECFRQYPDAVAVIFNGQSLTYRQLNARANQLARVLRRRGAGPEQIIGIMAHHSLEMFVGVLGIIKSGAAYLPIDPSYPVQRTAYMLEDSRTALLLIQPGLPIPDSYTGATILLDASVWAEEEDHNIEPLHDVHHLAYVIYTSGSTGQPKGVMIEHRALINLCSWHNHTFHTSPADRSTKLAGFGFDASVWEMFPPLLAGMTVHIIEERMRGDIYALQSYFAAHEITIAFLPTQLAVQFMELDHPGLRLLLIGGERIQQFKPQSYQVVNNYGPTENTVVTTSGVLDSFSPVLAIGKPVSNHQIWILDHAGQMQPIGVPGELCVSGNGLARGYLHRPELTAERFTPHPLFPEERIYHTGDLACWLPDGQIEYKGRQDEQVKIRGYRIEPGEIDVRLMQHPAVRESLTIARQDQEGYAYLCAYIVSDNTWTMNELREHILHTLPEYMIPAHFIQIDQLPLTANGKVNKSALPEPPAYSSASFVAPATDNEIALAAMFEEILGVPQIGVHDHFFEKGGHSLKAMTLVSRIHREMNIDIPLNEVFLKPTVQELAASIDTAEQSLFYSIPRAPKQTYYPVSSAQRRMYMVQHIQDTATTAYNIPLLFEMKGQLDIPRLNTALQKLIQRHESLRTSFHMIHGQLMQHIHEDISWNMEISETIAADQQRVLLSFIRPFHLSEAPLMRAGLFRLAHDHYLLLLDMHHIISDGVSTSILFEDLLKLYQGEVLPSLPLQYKDYAVWQQSEPGRLKWQEHKRYWLHQLQGELPVIELPADYPRPAVQDYRGDVWKFQLDEELNRKIQQLCLGQGVTLHMLLLAAFHLLLSKYTNQHDMITGAPIAGRSHADIQSIPGMFVNMLAMRTSPESDLPFTDYLAQCKEMIVHAYTHSDYPFEELVEQLGLQRDASRHPLFDVLFAVQNFTRPEFQLPNLDILSVEPGWNPSKFSMNWTVQEGETLDIAIEYSTSLFRDSTIVQMAEHYTELLRQIVAHPQRSNGELNMLSPAEYEQLTITFNQTAASYPGDQCIQELFEQQCRLHPERPAIIMGEQQLTYAELNRQANQLAHALIRRGSQRNPDHTPIIGLITDRSPDMIIAILAILKAGAAYLPIDPTHPAERILRMLSDSEAACVLVQHRQLWADSDRYEGEVLYLSDQPGQTEPVYAPPVTARPEHPAYVMYTSGSTGQPKGVIVTHRNIVKTVINNGFLDITPQDRILQLSNYAFDGSTFDLYGTLLHGAALVLVTREQLLHPVALIDYMRSQQISVALMTVALFNTLVEVNLEGLTGLRKLLFGGEQASRTHVDKAVRTLGEGVLINVYGPTEATVCAAVWPVDRMLLEHGQLPIGRPIHNTSLYILNAAGQPQPIGITGELWIGGEGVSMGYLRRPELTAERFVDNPWIPGTLMYRSGDLARWLPDGNIDYQGRIDEQVKIRGNRIELGEIEAALLEYPSIQETVVIALQKDHSYSSLCAYIVTDAAWTTSELRAHLGVRIPDYMIPSRFISLDQLPLTPNGKVDKRALPVPHIDEDRERVAPRTDTENNLIRLVAEVMEMQPEQISMNDNLFNIGGHSLSILKIIGKAHTIGWKLEMKEFYIYRSFAELAHKIDAGESLPPEAVEPSTFTPGIPVPVPAMSIQKRSNAPQSILLLGATGFLGIHILHELLSTATARITCLIRGENEQQARERLNGKLQFYFASRYGQHTIDHWMSRIHVRHGDMTEHRWGMDDRDMQKLGESVEAVIHTAALVKHYGFYEEFERVNVQGTRYAAEFCRDFHLPLHYVSTLSVSGSYAPESRENLIFTEKDLYIGQDYQSNVYLRSKFEAEALLIEEMRSGLDVSIYRVGNLTGRYTDGQFQENIQENMFYLSLKALAMLGGAEPAIMQERVDLTPVDICAAAIVRLMHTPDIQDYVFHLHNPHDVSYGEICAIWTEYGFRQTAMSREEMKIQQQKLQSTDQMLAGIVTTLFESTEPVNIRIDVQHTLSVLNNIGFTYPVPDKEYFRKMIHYAVQSGFMYSESSIC, encoded by the coding sequence ATGGCGAACAAAGACAATAATCCGGGCAATAAGAACGATTCCCGGCAATTTTGGCAGGACTATTTGAAAGGGATTACAGAAACATCTATTCTGCCTCAGCGCTTGATAACGATAGGGCCTGCTCAGGATACATATACTTCCGTCCCACAGCAGCAGGAGCAGATATCCTGCTCGATGGCTCAGGAACTTACTGATTCCCTGATTGAATATGCCAGCAGCAGTGGCATAGCACTGACTACGCTTCTGCAGGCCATCTGGGGAATAGTGCTGCAGAAATATAATAACAGTGACGATGCTGTATTTGGTGTAATGTGCTCTGACAGCGATCAGAAGCATGGATACATAGAAGGACACGGATATACGGAAAAGAATGAATATCCAGCAGCACCGCTCCGCAGCATCCTGCCGGTACGCGTCACGACTTCCCGTACAACCACTTTTCAGGAATTGTGCCTGGAGATTCAGCGAGCCGGGTCGTTGATGCGCAGCTATCCATTTCACACGCTGACAGAACTGCAGCAGCTTGCAGATCTATCGCATCCTCTTGTGGATCATGTACTTGTATTTGAGCAGGGGGCTTCTGATGATGCTTGCCTGGCAGACAGCCGTGCAGATCTAGCATCTTCAGCTTTTGTATCCTCTGCACAGGAACTCATGGATACTCGTTCCTATACAGCTTCAGATCGGAATGGGGATTTGAAGCTGCATTTGGATCGTGATCTGGATTTAGATCGTAATTGGGATTGGGAAAATGACCAGCCTCGCTTTGTTATCCGCATAAGCCTGAAGCAGACGCTGCATATCTCTTTGACCTATGATCCTGCGGTATATGATCGTGATCGTATGCAGCCGGTCTGCCAGCATATTGTCCAGATCGCAGAAGCCGTTATGCAGCATCCCAATGTACCTGTGCATACGCTCTCTATGCTGACAGCAGCAGAGCGCCACCAGCTTATACATACATTTCATGCACAGGCTACAGAGATGCCTCTGCCTGCCCATCAAACAATTCATGAACAATTTGAAGAGTGTTTCCGGCAGTACCCGGATGCTGTAGCCGTTATTTTTAATGGGCAGTCATTGACCTACCGACAGCTGAATGCCCGAGCGAATCAATTGGCGCGTGTGCTACGCAGGAGAGGAGCAGGTCCGGAGCAGATTATCGGTATTATGGCTCATCATTCTCTGGAAATGTTTGTAGGTGTACTCGGTATTATCAAATCGGGTGCTGCTTATCTGCCAATAGATCCTTCGTATCCGGTTCAGCGGACAGCCTATATGCTGGAAGACAGCCGGACAGCTCTGCTGCTGATTCAGCCGGGTCTCCCTATCCCCGACTCGTATACCGGAGCGACTATTCTGCTGGATGCTTCGGTATGGGCGGAGGAAGAAGATCATAATATCGAGCCGCTGCATGATGTTCATCATCTAGCCTATGTGATTTACACCTCAGGTTCGACCGGGCAGCCCAAAGGCGTAATGATCGAGCATCGGGCACTGATTAATCTGTGCAGCTGGCATAATCATACTTTTCACACTTCTCCGGCAGATCGCAGTACCAAGTTGGCGGGTTTTGGATTTGATGCATCGGTGTGGGAGATGTTTCCGCCTTTGCTGGCTGGTATGACAGTACATATTATCGAGGAGAGAATGCGCGGGGATATTTACGCGCTGCAATCGTATTTTGCAGCGCACGAGATTACGATAGCTTTTCTACCTACCCAGCTGGCAGTTCAATTTATGGAGCTGGATCATCCGGGACTCCGTCTGCTGCTGATTGGCGGAGAACGCATCCAGCAATTCAAGCCGCAGTCGTATCAGGTAGTTAACAACTATGGTCCCACCGAAAATACAGTCGTTACGACCAGTGGCGTACTGGACTCGTTCTCTCCGGTGCTGGCAATTGGCAAGCCGGTCAGCAACCACCAGATATGGATTCTGGATCATGCCGGGCAGATGCAGCCTATCGGTGTACCCGGAGAGCTGTGTGTATCCGGAAACGGGCTGGCGCGAGGGTATTTGCACCGTCCCGAGCTGACAGCAGAGCGGTTCACTCCGCATCCTTTATTCCCGGAAGAGAGAATATATCATACCGGAGATTTGGCATGCTGGCTGCCGGATGGGCAGATTGAATATAAAGGAAGACAGGATGAACAGGTCAAGATTCGCGGTTATCGTATTGAACCCGGGGAAATCGATGTTCGGCTGATGCAGCATCCGGCTGTGCGAGAGTCCCTGACTATAGCGCGTCAGGATCAGGAGGGATATGCCTATCTGTGTGCATACATTGTCTCTGACAATACGTGGACCATGAACGAACTGCGGGAACATATTCTTCACACATTACCGGAGTACATGATTCCAGCCCATTTTATACAGATAGATCAGCTGCCTCTTACCGCTAATGGCAAAGTCAACAAATCGGCACTGCCCGAGCCACCGGCTTACTCTTCAGCGTCCTTTGTAGCTCCGGCAACAGACAATGAGATCGCGCTGGCTGCCATGTTTGAAGAGATACTGGGTGTACCGCAAATAGGCGTCCACGATCATTTTTTTGAAAAAGGAGGTCACTCTCTCAAAGCGATGACACTGGTATCCAGAATTCACAGGGAAATGAATATCGATATTCCGCTGAATGAAGTATTTTTAAAGCCAACAGTACAGGAGCTCGCTGCTTCTATCGATACTGCCGAGCAAAGTCTGTTCTACAGTATCCCCCGGGCACCAAAGCAGACCTATTATCCGGTATCCTCTGCGCAGCGGCGTATGTATATGGTGCAGCATATTCAGGATACAGCGACGACTGCCTATAATATTCCGCTTCTTTTTGAAATGAAAGGGCAGCTTGATATCCCGAGGCTAAATACAGCGCTGCAAAAGCTGATACAGCGACATGAGAGTCTGCGGACTTCTTTTCATATGATTCATGGACAGCTGATGCAGCATATTCATGAGGATATATCGTGGAATATGGAGATTAGCGAGACTATAGCAGCGGATCAGCAGAGAGTGCTGCTGTCCTTTATCCGGCCATTTCATCTATCCGAGGCTCCGCTGATGCGTGCCGGACTGTTCCGGCTTGCACATGATCATTATCTGCTCCTGCTGGATATGCATCATATTATCTCGGATGGAGTATCTACCAGTATCCTGTTCGAAGACCTGCTGAAGCTGTACCAGGGAGAAGTATTGCCATCGCTCCCCCTTCAATACAAAGATTATGCTGTCTGGCAGCAATCGGAGCCGGGCAGGTTGAAATGGCAAGAGCATAAGCGGTACTGGCTGCATCAGCTGCAGGGAGAACTGCCGGTTATAGAGCTGCCTGCGGATTATCCGCGTCCTGCTGTACAGGATTACAGAGGGGATGTATGGAAATTCCAATTGGATGAAGAGTTAAACCGTAAAATCCAGCAGCTTTGTCTGGGTCAGGGAGTCACACTCCATATGCTGCTGTTGGCTGCATTTCATCTGCTGTTATCCAAATATACCAATCAGCATGATATGATCACGGGCGCTCCAATCGCCGGACGTTCGCACGCAGATATCCAGTCCATTCCAGGTATGTTCGTCAATATGCTGGCTATGCGTACTTCACCTGAATCGGATCTGCCATTCACCGACTATCTGGCGCAGTGCAAAGAGATGATTGTGCATGCTTATACCCATAGCGATTATCCATTTGAAGAGCTGGTTGAACAGCTGGGTCTTCAAAGAGATGCAAGTCGGCATCCGCTGTTTGACGTACTGTTTGCAGTGCAGAATTTTACCAGACCGGAGTTTCAGTTACCGAATCTGGATATCCTTTCTGTCGAGCCAGGCTGGAATCCCTCCAAGTTCTCCATGAACTGGACGGTACAGGAGGGAGAGACGCTGGATATTGCCATCGAGTACAGTACCAGCCTGTTCCGGGATTCTACTATTGTGCAGATGGCAGAACACTATACCGAGCTGCTTAGACAAATTGTCGCTCATCCGCAGCGAAGCAATGGCGAGCTCAATATGCTGAGTCCTGCCGAGTATGAGCAGCTGACGATTACATTCAACCAGACTGCTGCCTCGTATCCGGGAGATCAGTGTATCCAGGAATTATTCGAACAGCAGTGCAGACTGCATCCGGAGCGGCCCGCAATCATTATGGGTGAACAGCAGCTGACCTATGCCGAGTTGAACCGGCAGGCCAATCAACTCGCTCATGCATTGATCCGTCGTGGTAGCCAACGGAATCCGGACCATACTCCGATTATCGGTCTGATTACCGACCGTTCGCCGGATATGATTATTGCCATTCTGGCTATTCTCAAAGCAGGAGCGGCCTATCTGCCTATCGATCCGACACATCCAGCAGAGCGTATCCTGCGTATGCTGTCCGACAGCGAAGCAGCATGTGTGCTGGTACAGCATCGCCAGCTGTGGGCAGATTCCGACCGCTATGAGGGCGAAGTACTCTACCTGTCGGATCAGCCCGGTCAGACAGAACCGGTATATGCTCCACCTGTAACGGCCCGGCCCGAGCATCCTGCCTATGTTATGTATACATCCGGCTCGACCGGACAGCCCAAAGGCGTCATAGTTACCCACCGGAATATTGTGAAAACAGTAATCAATAACGGTTTTCTGGACATTACACCGCAGGATCGTATTTTGCAGCTGTCCAATTATGCGTTTGACGGTTCTACATTTGATCTGTATGGAACCCTGCTGCATGGTGCGGCACTCGTCCTGGTTACCCGTGAACAGCTGCTGCATCCTGTCGCCCTGATTGATTATATGCGAAGCCAGCAGATTTCGGTCGCTCTGATGACAGTTGCACTGTTCAATACGTTGGTGGAAGTGAATCTGGAAGGTCTAACCGGTCTGCGCAAACTGCTGTTTGGAGGCGAGCAGGCTTCGCGCACTCATGTGGACAAAGCTGTACGTACACTCGGAGAGGGCGTGCTTATCAATGTCTACGGGCCTACGGAAGCGACCGTATGCGCAGCAGTATGGCCGGTTGATCGAATGCTGCTGGAGCACGGACAGCTGCCGATCGGACGCCCGATCCACAATACATCCCTGTATATTCTGAATGCAGCTGGGCAGCCGCAGCCGATCGGTATTACCGGTGAGCTCTGGATCGGTGGAGAGGGTGTATCGATGGGATATCTGCGTCGGCCGGAGCTCACAGCCGAACGATTCGTTGATAATCCGTGGATACCTGGTACACTCATGTACCGTTCGGGAGATTTGGCACGCTGGCTACCGGATGGCAATATAGATTATCAGGGACGAATCGATGAGCAGGTCAAGATCCGCGGCAACCGGATTGAGTTGGGCGAAATTGAAGCAGCACTGCTGGAGTATCCGTCTATCCAGGAAACGGTCGTTATCGCTCTTCAAAAAGACCATTCCTATTCCAGCCTGTGTGCGTATATCGTAACAGATGCAGCATGGACAACCAGTGAGCTGCGAGCTCATCTAGGCGTGCGGATACCGGACTATATGATCCCTTCGCGGTTTATCTCGCTGGATCAGCTGCCGCTGACGCCAAATGGCAAAGTAGACAAACGGGCTCTGCCTGTTCCTCATATTGATGAAGATCGCGAGAGGGTTGCTCCACGTACTGACACAGAAAATAACCTGATCCGGCTCGTAGCCGAAGTCATGGAAATGCAACCGGAACAGATCAGTATGAACGATAATCTGTTCAATATTGGCGGTCACTCGCTCAGCATTCTGAAAATTATCGGCAAAGCGCATACCATCGGCTGGAAGCTGGAGATGAAAGAATTCTATATTTATCGTTCTTTTGCCGAATTGGCGCATAAAATAGACGCAGGGGAGTCACTGCCTCCGGAAGCAGTAGAGCCATCTACATTTACTCCGGGCATTCCTGTACCTGTTCCTGCTATGTCGATCCAGAAAAGGTCCAATGCGCCGCAGTCGATCTTGCTGCTGGGAGCGACCGGCTTCCTGGGTATTCATATTCTGCATGAACTGCTGTCTACCGCTACTGCCAGAATCACCTGCCTGATTCGCGGCGAAAACGAACAGCAGGCTAGGGAACGATTGAACGGGAAGTTGCAATTTTACTTTGCCTCCCGGTATGGCCAGCATACAATAGATCACTGGATGAGTCGCATTCATGTACGTCATGGGGATATGACCGAGCATCGATGGGGCATGGACGATAGGGACATGCAGAAGCTGGGAGAATCGGTAGAGGCTGTGATTCATACAGCGGCCCTGGTAAAGCATTACGGATTCTATGAAGAGTTTGAGCGTGTGAATGTACAGGGAACCCGTTATGCAGCAGAATTTTGCCGTGATTTCCATCTGCCGCTGCACTATGTCTCAACACTGAGCGTATCAGGATCGTATGCACCGGAGAGCCGAGAAAATCTGATATTCACAGAAAAAGACCTCTATATCGGTCAGGACTATCAATCCAACGTATATCTGCGCAGCAAGTTCGAGGCCGAAGCGCTGCTGATCGAGGAAATGCGATCCGGACTGGATGTATCCATTTACCGGGTAGGGAATCTGACTGGGCGCTATACAGATGGGCAGTTCCAGGAGAATATCCAGGAGAATATGTTCTATCTTTCCCTCAAAGCACTCGCTATGCTGGGAGGAGCAGAACCTGCCATTATGCAGGAAAGGGTCGATCTCACTCCGGTGGATATCTGTGCAGCAGCGATCGTACGGCTGATGCATACTCCGGATATTCAGGATTATGTATTTCATCTGCATAATCCACACGATGTGAGCTACGGCGAGATCTGTGCAATATGGACGGAGTACGGATTCAGACAAACAGCCATGAGCCGTGAAGAAATGAAGATCCAGCAGCAAAAGCTGCAATCGACCGACCAGATGCTTGCCGGAATTGTGACGACTTTATTCGAATCAACCGAGCCGGTTAATATTCGCATCGATGTACAGCATACGCTATCTGTGCTGAATAATATCGGATTTACTTATCCCGTACCGGATAAGGAGTATTTTAGAAAGATGATACATTACGCGGTACAGAGCGGATTTATGTATTCGGAGTCTTCAATTTGTTGA